The Bacteroidia bacterium genomic interval TATAGAAAACATTTTTACAAATAGACTTGGGTGGAGTTATACAGCTCCATTTTCTACAGTATAGGAAATCGATTTTGCCTTCTGTTGAGATTCCTTCTTTTTCAACAGATCCTCCAAACAGCTTTCCATATCCTCATACAAAAATCGGTAATCCATCCTCAACAACTTTTCCGGATATACCTTCCGGCTTTTGAGAATCAATTCTGTCTCAGTACCCATAAAAATCGCTCCAAATTCCAGCAGCCATTTGGGTTGAGGTATAATAAAAGGAGGCTTAAGCTTTTCTCTGAGGAGGTGAAAGAAGTCCCTATTGCGGAGATAATTTGGAGCACAAAGGTTAAAGATTCCTTCCTTTTCCTCTTCCATCAAATGATCTATGGCCCGGCAAAAGTCATCTACATGAATCCAACTGATCCATTGCCTTCCATTGCCTTGAGGCGAACACAAGCCTTTTTTAGCTAGATCCCGCATCACAGGATAGGCACCTCCTTCATTTCCAAAAACAATGGCTGTTCTCAGGATCAGCTTCTTCGTTTCAGGGAGTTGGTAGCTTTCAAAAGCTGCTTCCCAGTCCTTGGCAACAAGGACCGAGAAGTCATCTGCAATCCTTCCCAGATGTTCCGTATTGTGAGGAGCATCACCTTCTGTGTGTTCGTATATGGTAGCTGTAGAGGAATTGATCCAGTATTTTGGGGCAGGTGAAAAGACCTGTAGCGCCTTGCCCAGAATATGTGTGCTATTGAGTCGACTGCTTCTTATGAGGGCTTTATTCTTTTCGGTATACCGGCAGTTTACACTTTTACCCGCCAGATTGATCAAGGCATAGGTGCCTTCCAGGAGGTAGCACCATTCCCCAAAACTCTCTCCATCCCAGTAGACTTCATTCGGGCCGAGGGGATTGCGGGTGAGGAGGTAAACTTCAAATCCTATTTCTGTAAAATAGGATTGTAATGCTCTCCCGAGAAAACCTGTTCCACCTGCTATGACGATTCGTTTTTTCATGTGTAGCTTGTTTATATCTGCTAAACGAAACAAATATAATAAAGTTTCAGAAAATACTGAAAGTTATGAATTATATTTTCAAGCATTAGAATACGGGATTTCCCGGCGCACTTCCCAACCCAAGACCAAGGCTCGAAATGACAAAAGAAAAGCCCTCACCTATCGGTGAGGGCTTTTCTTTTATCCAAATGCAGCAGAATTCACTTAGGCATGCTGCCGCTTACTTTTTTCCAAATAAGCATTGGGATTGTGGTATAAGGCTCCTTCCGGTAGCCATTCCCATAGGCCTTTTAAATCCTTTTTCACCATATCAACATAGAATTGAGGCAAAACCTGACTTTCTCCTTCAAAGAAATCCCTAAACTTTGAGTCTTCAATCAGGTTATTCCGAACTTTCTTGAAATATTTGATTCTACCGTATCCTTCATTTGAAATCGCCCGAATCACATTGAGGTATTTTGCAGTCCATACTTTGGAATGCGTAAAGCGGCGATAAACCGCTCTATTTGAAAAAGTGTATTCGGTCAAATCAATCACTTTATCATAAAAATCAACCCATTCATAATTCCTGGGTTTAAGATTCATGGCATGGTGATTATTCAAAAAGTGGAAGGGGAAAGGCAAAACCCGATTTTCCTGCTGGTATTCCAGGTTTAAAGGAGCGGCTTCTCCAAAGGAAGTCAGGAGTGAATATCCAGGAAAAGCTGCGGGAGACATATCCACAAAGCGCTTGGTCAGTTCGAAAGGTTCATCTCCCTCATCGCTATCCAATCCCAACACAAAATTGGTTTGCACATAGGGGATATAATCAAAAATCATGTTTACATGTTCAGAAACCCTATTCAATTTCTCTTCTCCTTCCCGACGTGCGGTACGAGATTTATTTCCCATATCGTACCAGGATTCTATCCCGGGTAGCATCCCTACAAACCCATTTTGCTTCAGCACCTTTAGGTGATCTTCTGTTAAAATCGAAAGACTACTTTCAGCTATATGTCTAATCTTTCCATTGGGAGCAACAGAAGCGATTGCCTCCATATAGTCATCGAAACGAACCCCAAAATTGGGATCATGCCATCCCACGATAGGGTCTTTAAATTTCCCCAACAAAAACTTGAGATCAGATTTCATAATCTCAAAGTCCAGGGGCTGGTATTTGACTACAGAATCAATACAAAAGGAACAGGTATAGGGACAACCCATACTTCCAATCATATTTACAAATTTGAGTAAAGGCGCTTTTTTGAGGGTTTGCTCGACAAATTTCCAGCGATCTCTCAAACTCGGCAGACTACGAGGTTGGTTCTTTGCGGCCAAATAGGTTCCTTCTTTTCCCTGAGATACACAATTATCCAGGATCTCATCCAGCACTTCTTCATTCGTAAATCCTACTACATAATCAAAGTATTTCAGTGCATCTTCCGGATAACATCTTGCATGAGGCCCTCCTAACACCGTGACAACACCTTTTGATTGCAGAAGATTACTAAGTGAATAAGCCAAAAAGGCAGCTTGAGTAAATCCACAAATAAATACCAGGTCCACATCTTGTGGAATTTCTTTTTCCAGATCTTCGAGTCCTGTAAAACAGATAAGTTCTACATCATGTCCTCTTTGGTCGCACCAGGTGGCGATAACCTGTGGCATGATACTCGCAAAATTTGCATGCATAACTCTTGCCCATAGGGATTTATTAGGCCCCTTGCTAATAAGGTCAATGACCCCAACTTTTAATTTTGACATAGATATAGGTTGTAGGGTTTTGGTACTGGGTAGTAAAGAAGCAGTCTGGATTTCAGCTAGGAGATTATAGAAATCCGTCTTGTGTAAACTGAAAAATAGGAGAGGAGAATCTGTAAAGAGCTAAACTTATTCCGTAAAGCCAAAAATCAGCTACTTTTTGAATCGATTTTGACATAATAATTCCTTAGAATATCTAAAAAGACGCTATTTCTATCTAATAGGATGCATTTGGCGGGAAATAGAGCCAGGATATTGCGCTTGGGGAAGAAATTCTTCCTGCATATTGCTTCATCTGACATTTTTAGGAGAGAAATGGGAAAAGCTGCTGGCGATGGGGAAAAGGCCCTTAAGGCGGTCTGACTTAGAGCGGCTGGACCTGGGACCTGGCAGCATAAAAAACAAAAGCAGTCATAGCTGAACAAAGCGGAGAACTTCAATTCAGCAGTCAATTCTTTTCCTTATTTATTCTGAGGGGTAAAAAGGAGGAAAGTTTCCCTCCTTTTCTTGAATTCTATGGAATAGATTAAAATCTAATTCCTCTAATTCCTTCCGGCTTCAAAATCTCTATTTCGCTTTGACGTGTATTGAGCAAGCCTTCTGATTTGAATTCAGATAGCACGCGGATGACACACTCTTTTGAGGTGCCAACTATGCTGGCCAAATTATCCCGGGAGAGAGAGATTTTAAATTCCTCCTTGTCTTGTTCCTGGTATTTATCGTAAAGACGCATGAGGGCATCTGCTACACGTTTACGGACGGTATCATAGGCCAGATGAAGAAGTTGTTCCTCCTTTTCGGCCAAATCCCTAGATAGCAATCGAATAAATTTGTGAGAGACATCTCGATTGTTGTACATCAGGGCAAGGAAATCTTCTTTAGGGATGAGGATAACTTCACTTTCTTCCAAAGCCATTGCAGAGTCCACATAGGGTGAATCTTTCAGTAAAGAATTGTAGCCAATAAAATCTCCGGCTTTGTATAAGCCTTCTACATATTCTTTGGCATCTTCATTGGTTTTGTAAGTCTTAATCCGACCGGAATTGATAAAATAGAGATAGTAAGAATTGTGCCCTTCTTCAAAGATCAGGTCCTTGGGTTTATACATTCTTTTCTCCCGATCCTCCGCCAACATATCCAATGCTCCTTTCGCCCGAACCTCGTCTACAAACTGCGTCAGCTCCTCTTCATTTCCTACATTCAGGGAACTGATACTCTCAACCTTTTTCTTCCGCATCTCTATGGCATCCAACAACTCTACATCTTCAAAAGGTTTGGTCAGATAATCATCTGCTCCAAGGTTCATCCCCTTCCGAAAATCAGCTTTTTCGGCTTTAGCAGTTAGAAAAATAAAGGGAATTCCAGCTGTTTTGGGATTTCTACTCAACATATGCAATACTCCATACCCATCTAACTCTGGCATCATGATATCACAAATGATGAGCTCAGGGTCCACCTCACCGGCAAGCTGGACACCTCTTTTTCCATGTTCGGCAGTCATGACTTCGTAGCCTGCCAGTTCCAGGATTTCCGCAGTATTCTCGCGCATATCCGGATTGTCTTCTATCAGGAGGATTTTATTCATTAGCTTTTACCTTACGAGGAAACCTGATGGAGAATTCAGTTCCCTCATTTAATTTACTTTTTGCCTCTATCTCTCCATTCATTAATTCTACATGCCTTTTTACTATGCTTAGTCCTAGACCAGTTCCCTGGATATTGCCGGCATTTTTTGCCCTGAAAAATCGCTCAAACAGATGTTGCATCTCCTCTTCCGGAATTCCCATCCCTCTATCAATCACTTTGAGGAAGAGGCTGTCTTTGGTCAATTTGCTTAGCAATTGTATCTGAGTGTTTTCGGCTGAGTATTTAACTGCATTAGACAGCAAGTTGATCAAAATATTTTGGGTCAGTTTAGGATCAAGTTGGACTTCTTCCTCCAAGCCTTCATGCTGGTATTCTATGATCTGCCCATCCTTCGCCTGGGTTTCGATATCTTCGCAAACTTCCTGCGCAAGGCTCCGGATATCAAATTCCTCGGTTTCCAATTCTACTCTTCCTTCTTCCAATTTACTTAAAGAAAGGAAATCGTTCAGGATGGCTGTCAGGTTCTTTACATTGGATTTTATCCGATTGATATGTTTATCCCTCCGATTAGCATATTCCGTATTCTGATATTTCTCAAGAAGGTTCATGGAGGAAAGGATGGTAGCCAATGGGGTCCTGAACTCATGAGAAGCCATAGAAACAAAGCGCGACTTAAGTTCATTCAACTCTCTTTCTTTTTTCAATGCCTCCTGGGTTTCTGCTTCGCTCAATCTCAGGGCTTCTTCTATAGTCTTTCGTTCCTGTATTTCTTTTTTCAGGCCATTGATTGCCTGAGCCAAAGCACTAGTCCTGGCTTCAACTCGCTGTTCCAATTCTTCTGAATACTTTTTCAGTTCGTTTTCAAATGTCTTCTGTTCAGAAAGGTCATGGACAATACCTGCATAAAAATGCCCGGCATGTGTTTCTACCTTGCTCACCGACAGATAAAAGGGGAATAAACTTCCGTCTTTTCTTTTCCCTTCCACTTCTCGACCTATACCCACAATTTTAGCTCTGCCTGTCTTATGGTAATTGTCCAAATATCCATCGTGGGCAGAATGATGAGGCTCAGGCATCAACATTTTTATATTGCGCCCTATCACTTCTTCCTTATCATAGCCAAACAGAAGGGCTGCTGCAGGATTCATAGATCCTACGATTCCTCTGGGACTGATGGTAATCACTCCGTCAACCGCATTTTCAATCAGGGCAGAAAGGAGGTTTTCATTATCGTCAAGTGAATTTTGGATTTCGCCTTTTTCTGTCTGGTCAACAATATGGGCGATCACATAGGAACCTGCATCAATTTTTATCGGATTCAAGCTAATGTCCAGGGGCATTTCTTTACCCGTGCGGGTCAATCCTTTTAACCGTTTTACCGAATTTTTCTTGCGAGGTCCGGGGGATTGCCAGAAGGAATCTACCTGGGCGCGGTGGCCTCTACGGTACTGTCCGGGTATCAGCTCATCCAGCTTCATGCCCAACATTTCCTGGGGATCATACTCAAATAATTCCCCTGTTCGAGCATTGGCCATAACGATCCGCGAATCCTGATCAGACACCAGTATCCCTTCCAGAGAATGGTCAAAGAGGGCCTTGAGAACAAGGTCAATATCGACACTAATCGCGTTTAAAGGATCTCTTGGATGCTCTGACATATGCTTATCTTTCTTT includes:
- a CDS encoding TIGR01777 family oxidoreductase, yielding MKKRIVIAGGTGFLGRALQSYFTEIGFEVYLLTRNPLGPNEVYWDGESFGEWCYLLEGTYALINLAGKSVNCRYTEKNKALIRSSRLNSTHILGKALQVFSPAPKYWINSSTATIYEHTEGDAPHNTEHLGRIADDFSVLVAKDWEAAFESYQLPETKKLILRTAIVFGNEGGAYPVMRDLAKKGLCSPQGNGRQWISWIHVDDFCRAIDHLMEEEKEGIFNLCAPNYLRNRDFFHLLREKLKPPFIIPQPKWLLEFGAIFMGTETELILKSRKVYPEKLLRMDYRFLYEDMESCLEDLLKKKESQQKAKSISYTVENGAV
- a CDS encoding radical SAM protein, with the protein product MSKLKVGVIDLISKGPNKSLWARVMHANFASIMPQVIATWCDQRGHDVELICFTGLEDLEKEIPQDVDLVFICGFTQAAFLAYSLSNLLQSKGVVTVLGGPHARCYPEDALKYFDYVVGFTNEEVLDEILDNCVSQGKEGTYLAAKNQPRSLPSLRDRWKFVEQTLKKAPLLKFVNMIGSMGCPYTCSFCIDSVVKYQPLDFEIMKSDLKFLLGKFKDPIVGWHDPNFGVRFDDYMEAIASVAPNGKIRHIAESSLSILTEDHLKVLKQNGFVGMLPGIESWYDMGNKSRTARREGEEKLNRVSEHVNMIFDYIPYVQTNFVLGLDSDEGDEPFELTKRFVDMSPAAFPGYSLLTSFGEAAPLNLEYQQENRVLPFPFHFLNNHHAMNLKPRNYEWVDFYDKVIDLTEYTFSNRAVYRRFTHSKVWTAKYLNVIRAISNEGYGRIKYFKKVRNNLIEDSKFRDFFEGESQVLPQFYVDMVKKDLKGLWEWLPEGALYHNPNAYLEKSKRQHA
- a CDS encoding response regulator, translating into MNKILLIEDNPDMRENTAEILELAGYEVMTAEHGKRGVQLAGEVDPELIICDIMMPELDGYGVLHMLSRNPKTAGIPFIFLTAKAEKADFRKGMNLGADDYLTKPFEDVELLDAIEMRKKKVESISSLNVGNEEELTQFVDEVRAKGALDMLAEDREKRMYKPKDLIFEEGHNSYYLYFINSGRIKTYKTNEDAKEYVEGLYKAGDFIGYNSLLKDSPYVDSAMALEESEVILIPKEDFLALMYNNRDVSHKFIRLLSRDLAEKEEQLLHLAYDTVRKRVADALMRLYDKYQEQDKEEFKISLSRDNLASIVGTSKECVIRVLSEFKSEGLLNTRQSEIEILKPEGIRGIRF
- a CDS encoding PAS domain S-box protein; the protein is MSEHPRDPLNAISVDIDLVLKALFDHSLEGILVSDQDSRIVMANARTGELFEYDPQEMLGMKLDELIPGQYRRGHRAQVDSFWQSPGPRKKNSVKRLKGLTRTGKEMPLDISLNPIKIDAGSYVIAHIVDQTEKGEIQNSLDDNENLLSALIENAVDGVITISPRGIVGSMNPAAALLFGYDKEEVIGRNIKMLMPEPHHSAHDGYLDNYHKTGRAKIVGIGREVEGKRKDGSLFPFYLSVSKVETHAGHFYAGIVHDLSEQKTFENELKKYSEELEQRVEARTSALAQAINGLKKEIQERKTIEEALRLSEAETQEALKKERELNELKSRFVSMASHEFRTPLATILSSMNLLEKYQNTEYANRRDKHINRIKSNVKNLTAILNDFLSLSKLEEGRVELETEEFDIRSLAQEVCEDIETQAKDGQIIEYQHEGLEEEVQLDPKLTQNILINLLSNAVKYSAENTQIQLLSKLTKDSLFLKVIDRGMGIPEEEMQHLFERFFRAKNAGNIQGTGLGLSIVKRHVELMNGEIEAKSKLNEGTEFSIRFPRKVKANE